The following nucleotide sequence is from Deltaproteobacteria bacterium.
AACTTCCTCCTTTGACAGCCTTGGCCTTAACAGTTGTATTCTAAAGGCACTACAGCATCTTGGCTATGAAACGCCTACTCCGATACAGGAAAAAAGCATACCGATTTTACTCGCGGGTCACGATCTCCTTGGGCAAGCCCAAACTGGCACTGGAAAGACGGCTGCGTTTGCCCTTCCGCTGCTAGAAAAAATCGACTTACGCGACAGGACGCCGCAGGTACTCGTACTTACGCCCACGCGCGAGTTGGCTATACAGGTCGCAGAGGCCTTTCAAGCTTACGCCAGAAACATGGATTCCTTTCACATCCTTCCCATCTATGGCGGCCAGTCTATGCACAATCAGCTAACTAGGCTAAGGCGTGGACCGCAGGTAGTGGTAGGCACTCCTGGAAGGATAATGGATCACATTCGACGAAAGAGTCTAAAACTAGAAAACCTTAAAGCTCTGGTTCTTGACGAAGCTGACGAAATGTTAAACATGGGCTTTATCGAGGATGTCGAGTGGATACTCGAGCATGCACCGGAGCAAAGACAAATTGCCCTTTTTTCCGCTACGATGCCGCCCGCTATTCGCAAAGTTGCTCGAAAGTATTTGCAAGAGGCACATGAGGTTCAGATAGAATCAAGGACAAGGACTATTGAAGCAACTAGTCAGTATTTTTGGCTAGTGTCCGGATTAAACAAGCTCGATGCTTTAACGAGGATACTAGAGGTTGAAGATTTCGACGCCGCTCTCATATTTGTGCGAACTAAAACGGCAACTGTAGAGCTAGCGGAGAAACTTGAGGCACGAGGTCATTCGAGCGCCGCGCTAAACGGAGACCTGAGCCAAGACTTAAGAGAGCGCACCGTTCAGCGCATGAAAAATGGAGAGCTTGACATCATAGTCGCAACAGACGTTGCTGCCCGTGGACTCCACGTAGATCGGATTAGCCATGTAATTAACTACGATATACCGC
It contains:
- a CDS encoding DEAD/DEAH box helicase, with product MISKKTSSFDSLGLNSCILKALQHLGYETPTPIQEKSIPILLAGHDLLGQAQTGTGKTAAFALPLLEKIDLRDRTPQVLVLTPTRELAIQVAEAFQAYARNMDSFHILPIYGGQSMHNQLTRLRRGPQVVVGTPGRIMDHIRRKSLKLENLKALVLDEADEMLNMGFIEDVEWILEHAPEQRQIALFSATMPPAIRKVARKYLQEAHEVQIESRTRTIEATSQYFWLVSGLNKLDALTRILEVEDFDAALIFVRTKTATVELAEKLEARGHSSAALNGDLSQDLRERTVQRMKNGELDIIVATDVAARGLHVDRISHVINYDIPHDAEAYVHRIGRTGRAGRSGKAILFVSPRETRLLRTIEKMTRQAIEPLKLPSKKELADRRIQRFKQNVSDILDTGDVTFFLPIVEQLVFEHDTSAANIAAALCCIVQNDKPFAVKESSAEEAYSDETLKTTKSKSARNKPTSVDKRRSDNSSSTKRAKGKRHKSKRRG